In Bradyrhizobium lablabi, one DNA window encodes the following:
- a CDS encoding AI-2E family transporter — protein MALRAIRQNRSGEEVIQIALRLGLLAALIVWCFVLVRPFIGILAWSVVLAVALYPLYAWLFDHLGRRPKLAATIITVLAAAIVIAPATWLGFGLVEGLGNISEQLGSERLSVPSPPATIKDWPLVGDRLYDLWTQASANLESVLTQLAPHVKPLLISTLAAVGGMGLGALKFIAAVILAGFLLPSGPRLVAASRSIMARLLPERSEDFVALAGATIRSVSQGVIGIALVQSFLFGIGLKFGGIANAGLLAFVVMILSILQLGAALVLIPCIIWIWMTKDFAPALLVTVYLVLVGLLDNVLKPLLMGRGLTTPMIVIFIGLLGGTFAHGIVGLFIGPIILAVAWELMMAWIRDEQTQDVPAPAERVPAEI, from the coding sequence ATGGCCTTGCGCGCAATTCGGCAGAACCGGTCGGGCGAGGAGGTGATCCAGATCGCCCTTCGCCTTGGCTTGCTCGCCGCGCTCATCGTCTGGTGCTTCGTTCTTGTTCGTCCCTTCATCGGCATCCTGGCCTGGAGCGTTGTCCTGGCCGTCGCGTTGTACCCGCTCTACGCTTGGCTGTTCGACCATCTTGGGCGGCGGCCAAAGCTCGCGGCAACTATCATTACGGTGTTGGCGGCTGCGATTGTGATCGCTCCCGCGACGTGGCTCGGATTCGGTCTGGTCGAGGGGCTAGGCAACATTTCCGAGCAACTCGGCTCGGAACGCCTGTCTGTGCCTTCACCTCCAGCCACGATCAAGGATTGGCCGCTCGTCGGCGATCGGCTCTACGATCTATGGACTCAAGCGTCCGCGAACCTTGAATCTGTTCTCACCCAGCTGGCGCCCCACGTGAAGCCGCTGCTCATCTCTACGCTTGCTGCGGTGGGCGGCATGGGCCTCGGCGCGCTCAAATTCATCGCTGCTGTGATTTTGGCAGGCTTCCTGCTCCCGTCGGGCCCGCGGCTAGTGGCGGCAAGCAGGTCTATTATGGCAAGGCTATTACCGGAACGCAGCGAGGATTTTGTTGCGCTGGCCGGGGCAACCATTCGCTCCGTGTCCCAAGGCGTGATTGGCATCGCCCTGGTGCAATCGTTCCTCTTTGGAATCGGGCTGAAATTTGGCGGAATTGCCAATGCCGGGTTGCTGGCCTTCGTGGTGATGATCCTGTCGATCCTGCAACTCGGCGCGGCGCTCGTTTTGATTCCTTGCATCATCTGGATCTGGATGACCAAGGACTTTGCGCCTGCGCTCCTCGTGACCGTCTATCTCGTGCTCGTCGGCTTGTTGGACAATGTGCTCAAGCCCCTGCTCATGGGCCGCGGCTTGACGACGCCGATGATCGTCATCTTCATCGGATTGTTGGGCGGAACATTTGCCCACGGAATTGTCGGCCTGTTCATTGGGCCAATCATCCTGGCGGTCGCCTGGGAACTGATGATGGCGTGGATCCGTGACGAGCAAACCCAGGACGTTCCAGCGCCCGCAGAGCGCGTTCCTGCCGAAATCTGA
- a CDS encoding DUF3141 domain-containing protein — translation MSTELPKIPDSAPPSFFAVAMEYLVDAGQRSVLFLDVMRQRGLQYREHLAETVPHVLDYSVELIVDGRTLERPVNYGLVRITPPKGVEIDLKRRPFVVVDPRAGHGPGIGGFKADSEIGVAMKAGHPCYFVGFLPEPMPGQTIEDIARAEGVFLEKVIALHPDADGKPCVIGNCQAGWAVTILASLRPEMFGPIIIAGAPLSYWAGVRGKNPMRYSGGLLGGSWLTALTSDLGAGKFDGAWLVQNFENTNPANTLWTKQYNVYSKVDTEAPRYLEFEKWWGGHVNLNAEEIQFIVDELFVGNRLARGLIKTSDGEVVDLRNIRSPIVVFCSKGDNITPPQQALGWILDLYSDVDEIRAYGQTIVYTVHETVGHLGIFVSGGVAKKEHAEFSSNIDLIDILPPGLYEATFEAKSADTANPDLASGKWIMRCERRTLDDIRAMGDNSQEDERRFATAARVSEINLANYRKFVQPWVRAMATPQMAEWMRKWHPLRVQYEALAGQNPLTNAIETTAEKVREHRKPAASDNPFLVFQETVSKGIVSALDQWRDVQEALSERMFLSVYGSPALQAAVGIDPEADPSPKPEMSQDYRKRLDARIAELKSRIASGGLRECVIRGLLYVGASRGMVDERSLEALRRARTNDSGSRLTLSEFKALVREQFFMLLLEPEASLAAIPELLPEKAEARRAGLAVIREVLSASAEISGEAANRLHRVTELFGVTEDDATQANAGPFDPQAKAS, via the coding sequence ATGTCCACCGAACTTCCGAAAATCCCGGACAGCGCTCCGCCCTCATTCTTCGCCGTGGCCATGGAATACCTCGTCGATGCGGGACAGCGCAGCGTGCTGTTCCTCGACGTCATGCGCCAGCGCGGACTTCAATACCGCGAACATTTGGCGGAAACCGTGCCGCATGTCCTCGACTACAGTGTCGAGCTGATTGTCGACGGCAGAACTCTCGAACGGCCCGTCAATTACGGGCTGGTGCGGATAACACCTCCAAAGGGAGTCGAGATCGACCTGAAACGCCGTCCGTTCGTCGTTGTCGATCCGCGCGCGGGCCACGGTCCGGGGATCGGCGGATTCAAGGCCGACAGCGAGATCGGCGTGGCGATGAAGGCGGGTCATCCCTGCTACTTCGTCGGGTTCCTTCCCGAGCCGATGCCCGGGCAGACAATCGAGGACATTGCGCGCGCCGAAGGGGTGTTCCTTGAGAAAGTGATCGCTTTGCATCCCGACGCCGATGGCAAGCCGTGCGTGATCGGCAATTGCCAGGCCGGTTGGGCGGTGACGATCCTGGCTTCGCTGCGGCCCGAGATGTTCGGGCCGATCATTATCGCCGGCGCGCCGTTGTCCTACTGGGCCGGCGTGCGCGGCAAGAATCCCATGCGGTATTCGGGTGGCCTCCTCGGTGGCAGCTGGCTGACCGCGCTCACCAGCGACCTCGGCGCCGGCAAGTTCGACGGCGCCTGGCTGGTGCAGAATTTTGAGAACACGAATCCCGCGAACACGCTCTGGACCAAGCAATACAATGTCTATTCCAAGGTCGACACGGAAGCGCCGCGCTATCTGGAATTCGAGAAGTGGTGGGGCGGACACGTCAACCTGAACGCCGAAGAAATCCAGTTCATCGTCGATGAGCTCTTTGTCGGCAACCGTCTGGCGAGAGGTCTGATCAAGACGTCCGACGGCGAGGTCGTCGATCTGCGCAACATTCGCTCGCCGATCGTCGTGTTCTGCTCCAAGGGCGACAACATCACGCCGCCGCAGCAGGCGCTGGGCTGGATCCTCGACCTCTACAGTGACGTCGACGAAATCAGGGCTTATGGCCAGACGATCGTGTACACGGTGCATGAGACCGTCGGCCATCTCGGCATTTTCGTTTCGGGCGGAGTCGCGAAAAAGGAGCATGCCGAGTTTTCGAGCAACATCGATCTGATCGATATTCTGCCGCCCGGGCTTTACGAAGCGACGTTCGAAGCGAAGTCCGCCGATACTGCCAATCCTGACCTCGCGTCAGGAAAGTGGATCATGCGATGCGAGCGACGCACGCTCGACGACATCAGGGCGATGGGAGACAACAGCCAAGAAGACGAACGACGCTTCGCGACGGCGGCCCGCGTGTCGGAGATCAATCTCGCCAACTATCGCAAGTTTGTGCAGCCGTGGGTGAGGGCCATGGCGACGCCGCAGATGGCGGAATGGATGCGCAAATGGCATCCGCTGCGCGTCCAATATGAGGCGCTCGCCGGGCAAAACCCGCTGACCAATGCGATTGAAACGACCGCAGAAAAGGTCCGTGAGCATCGCAAGCCGGCTGCATCGGACAATCCGTTCCTTGTATTTCAGGAGACCGTATCCAAAGGCATCGTGAGCGCGCTCGATCAATGGCGCGACGTCCAGGAGGCACTCAGCGAAAGGATGTTTCTCTCGGTCTATGGCTCGCCCGCGCTGCAGGCCGCGGTCGGGATCGATCCCGAAGCGGATCCGTCACCCAAGCCGGAAATGTCGCAGGATTATCGCAAGCGCCTGGACGCCCGCATCGCGGAGCTGAAGTCACGTATCGCAAGCGGCGGATTGAGAGAGTGCGTCATTCGTGGCCTGCTTTATGTCGGCGCCTCGCGCGGCATGGTCGACGAGCGAAGCCTCGAGGCATTGCGTCGGGCGCGGACGAATGACAGTGGATCGCGGCTGACGCTGTCCGAGTTCAAGGCTCTGGTGCGCGAGCAGTTCTTCATGCTGCTGCTCGAGCCTGAGGCGAGTCTTGCGGCAATCCCGGAATTGTTGCCAGAAAAAGCGGAGGCGCGCCGCGCCGGCCTCGCGGTGATCCGTGAGGTACTTTCGGCAAGTGCTGAAATTTCCGGCGAGGCGGCTAACCGGCTGCACCGGGTAACCGAATTGTTCGGCGTCACCGAAGACGACGCGACGCAAGCGAACGCAGGCCCTTTCGACCCGCAGGCGAAGGCCTCGTAA
- a CDS encoding phosphate acetyltransferase: MSAQVAGEARPSKYDRLIAAAKAVPTVTTIVVHPCDEASLRGAVDAAEAGIIKPILVGPASKIASVAAKHNINISGYEIVDAEHSEEAAAKGVELIHAAKGEMLMKGSLHTDELMRSVTAKGTGLRTDRRISHVFVMDVPTYTDTVFITDAAINIFPDLDGKRDIIQNAIDLFTQAGFGTLPRVAILSAVETVTSKIPSTIEAAALCKMADRGQITGGLLDGPLAFDNAIDTEAARIKGIRSEVAGRAQILVVPDLESGNMLAKNLAYFAKADGAGVVLGARVPIVLTSRADTPRARMASCAVATLHADGRRRLAVSAAV; this comes from the coding sequence ATGAGCGCACAAGTGGCAGGTGAAGCACGGCCTTCAAAATACGACCGCCTGATCGCGGCGGCAAAGGCCGTCCCGACGGTCACGACGATCGTGGTGCATCCCTGCGACGAGGCCTCGCTGCGAGGCGCAGTTGACGCCGCCGAAGCAGGCATCATCAAGCCGATCCTTGTCGGCCCCGCGTCGAAGATCGCGAGCGTTGCCGCAAAGCACAACATCAACATCTCGGGCTACGAGATCGTCGACGCCGAGCATAGCGAGGAGGCCGCCGCGAAGGGGGTCGAGCTCATCCACGCGGCCAAGGGCGAAATGCTGATGAAGGGCAGCCTGCACACCGACGAGCTCATGCGCAGCGTGACGGCCAAGGGGACGGGACTACGGACCGATCGGCGCATCAGCCATGTCTTCGTAATGGATGTGCCGACCTATACCGACACCGTCTTCATTACTGATGCAGCCATCAACATTTTTCCGGATCTCGATGGCAAGCGCGACATCATCCAGAACGCCATCGATCTGTTCACGCAGGCCGGCTTCGGCACGCTACCTAGAGTGGCCATTCTGTCCGCTGTCGAGACGGTCACCTCGAAGATCCCGTCGACCATCGAGGCCGCGGCGCTCTGCAAGATGGCCGACCGTGGGCAGATCACCGGCGGCCTGCTCGATGGTCCCCTCGCGTTCGACAACGCAATTGATACCGAAGCTGCGAGGATCAAGGGCATCAGGTCGGAGGTCGCCGGACGTGCTCAGATCCTCGTGGTGCCCGATCTTGAATCCGGCAACATGCTGGCAAAGAACCTTGCCTATTTCGCAAAGGCCGATGGAGCAGGGGTCGTTCTCGGTGCCCGCGTCCCCATCGTGCTGACCTCTCGCGCGGATACGCCGCGTGCCCGCATGGCCTCCTGTGCGGTGGCAACCCTCCACGCAGACGGGCGCCGTCGGCTGGCCGTCAGTGCTGCCGTGTGA
- a CDS encoding acetate/propionate family kinase, with protein MDTILVVNAGSSSVKFQVFAVDGDGRLQRQLKGQMDGIGSRPRLRATGVKGDTLADRAYPIEAVADVSAALMVAGSWLRDELRITPMAVGHRVVHGGPDHDRPIPVDHGLVARLERYIALAPLHQPHNLAPIKSLLANFPSLPQVACFDTAFHRGHDAVADQYAIPYQLYEEGVRRYGFHGLSYEYIARTLPKVAPEIATGRVIVAHLGSGASMCAMRGGRSVESTMGFTALDGLPMGTRPGQIDPGVVLYLMAEKGMTPGRVQDFLYRDCGLKGLSGVSNDMRELLESHDPRAAFAIDYFAYRVGLCAGMLAAALQGVDAFVFTAGIGENSSAIRARVAEKLAWLGVSLDAGENAKHALKISQSGSRVPVYVVPTDEERMIAEHTLSVLWGANSNIKHMRAS; from the coding sequence ATGGATACGATCCTCGTCGTCAACGCAGGTTCGTCGAGCGTGAAGTTTCAAGTCTTCGCGGTCGATGGAGACGGCAGGTTGCAGCGGCAGCTCAAGGGACAGATGGACGGCATTGGAAGCCGCCCGCGGCTTCGCGCGACAGGGGTGAAGGGCGACACCCTGGCCGACCGCGCCTATCCGATCGAGGCGGTTGCGGATGTTTCGGCCGCGCTGATGGTTGCGGGTTCCTGGTTGCGGGACGAGCTCCGCATCACGCCGATGGCGGTCGGGCATCGCGTCGTTCATGGCGGTCCCGATCATGACCGTCCGATTCCGGTCGACCATGGGCTGGTCGCGCGCCTGGAGCGCTACATCGCGCTGGCGCCGCTACATCAGCCCCACAATCTCGCGCCGATTAAGTCTCTTCTCGCCAATTTTCCATCCTTACCGCAGGTCGCGTGCTTCGACACCGCCTTCCATCGTGGCCATGACGCGGTCGCGGACCAGTACGCGATCCCCTATCAGCTCTACGAAGAGGGGGTCAGGCGCTACGGTTTCCATGGCCTCTCTTACGAATATATCGCGAGGACATTGCCGAAGGTCGCGCCTGAGATCGCCACGGGGCGCGTGATTGTCGCGCATCTCGGCAGTGGCGCCTCGATGTGCGCCATGAGAGGCGGTCGCAGTGTCGAAAGCACGATGGGCTTTACCGCGCTCGATGGCTTGCCGATGGGAACGCGACCGGGCCAGATCGATCCCGGTGTCGTGCTCTATCTGATGGCGGAAAAGGGGATGACGCCTGGAAGGGTGCAGGACTTTCTCTATCGCGATTGCGGATTGAAGGGCTTGTCCGGCGTGAGCAACGACATGCGCGAGCTGCTGGAGAGCCATGATCCGCGTGCCGCCTTTGCCATCGACTATTTCGCTTATAGGGTCGGGCTCTGTGCCGGCATGCTGGCTGCCGCGCTACAGGGCGTCGATGCGTTCGTATTCACCGCCGGGATCGGCGAGAACTCAAGTGCAATTCGCGCCCGCGTGGCTGAGAAGCTCGCATGGCTCGGTGTCTCCCTCGATGCTGGCGAGAACGCCAAACACGCGCTGAAGATATCGCAGAGCGGCAGCCGCGTTCCCGTCTACGTCGTTCCAACGGACGAGGAACGGATGATTGCTGAGCACACTTTGTCGGTGCTGTGGGGCGCCAACTCAAACATCAAACACATGAGAGCGTCATGA
- the fabI gene encoding enoyl-ACP reductase FabI, with protein MNIPVFPETKVALKEKKGLIVGIANDQSIAWGCAKAFRALGAELAVTYLNDRAKKFVEPLAQALEAPIFMPLDVTVQGQTEQVFERIEKEWGRLDFLLHSIAFSPKEALHGRVIDVGRDGFLKTMDVSCWSFMRMAHLAEPLMKNGGTMFTMTYYGSQMVVENYNVMGVAKAALEAAVRYIAAEVGPKGIRVHAISPGPLATRAASGIPEFDELLDKAQSKAPARSLVSIDDVGAATAFLALDGAKLITGDVIYIDGGYHIID; from the coding sequence ATGAACATTCCGGTATTCCCCGAGACGAAGGTGGCTTTGAAGGAAAAAAAGGGATTAATCGTGGGCATTGCCAACGATCAGTCGATCGCGTGGGGATGCGCCAAGGCGTTTCGGGCATTGGGCGCGGAGCTTGCGGTGACGTATCTGAACGATCGCGCGAAAAAGTTCGTCGAGCCGCTTGCCCAGGCGCTTGAAGCGCCGATCTTCATGCCGCTCGACGTGACGGTGCAGGGCCAGACCGAACAAGTGTTCGAGCGGATCGAAAAGGAGTGGGGGCGGCTTGACTTCCTGCTGCATTCGATCGCCTTTTCGCCCAAGGAAGCGCTGCACGGGCGGGTGATCGATGTCGGGCGGGACGGATTTCTCAAGACCATGGACGTGTCCTGCTGGTCATTCATGCGCATGGCGCACCTCGCAGAGCCGCTGATGAAGAACGGCGGCACCATGTTCACGATGACCTATTACGGCAGCCAGATGGTTGTAGAGAACTACAATGTAATGGGTGTCGCGAAAGCTGCGCTCGAAGCCGCGGTTCGCTATATCGCGGCCGAAGTCGGTCCCAAGGGCATCCGGGTTCACGCGATCTCTCCGGGACCACTCGCAACGCGCGCCGCGTCAGGCATTCCCGAGTTCGATGAGCTCCTCGACAAGGCGCAGAGCAAGGCTCCGGCTCGAAGTCTCGTCAGCATCGACGACGTCGGTGCCGCGACGGCGTTTCTTGCGCTCGACGGTGCAAAGCTCATCACGGGCGACGTCATATACATCGACGGCGGCTATCACATCATCGACTGA
- a CDS encoding MaoC family dehydratase, translating into MRIFDGFDEIRSAVGQEIGASDWVEITQDRINMFAKATCDEQWIHVDQERAEKELPGGRTIAHGLLSLSLAPMFIRSVMGLKGLRNTLNYGADRIRYLAPVPAGSKLRGRTTIAEAEDVPPNGLRVNYHMVIEIEGGQRPACVADLIALHYR; encoded by the coding sequence ATGAGAATATTCGATGGGTTCGACGAGATCAGGTCCGCCGTCGGCCAGGAAATCGGCGCGAGCGACTGGGTCGAGATCACCCAGGATCGCATCAACATGTTCGCGAAGGCAACCTGCGACGAGCAGTGGATCCATGTCGACCAGGAAAGAGCGGAAAAAGAGCTTCCGGGCGGCAGGACCATCGCCCACGGGCTTCTTTCCCTCAGCCTCGCGCCGATGTTCATTCGTTCGGTAATGGGCCTCAAGGGCCTCAGAAACACGCTCAACTACGGCGCGGACCGGATCCGCTACCTCGCGCCGGTCCCGGCTGGTTCAAAACTACGAGGCCGCACGACCATTGCGGAGGCCGAAGACGTTCCGCCCAATGGGTTGCGGGTCAATTACCACATGGTGATCGAGATCGAAGGCGGTCAGCGCCCGGCCTGCGTCGCCGATCTGATTGCCCTGCACTATCGCTGA
- a CDS encoding 3-oxoacid CoA-transferase subunit B has translation MDAQTLIARRVALELRPGNLVNLGIGIPTLVANYIPPELKVFFQSENGLIGTGPIPEQGMVHPHLTDAGGRPISALPGASTFDSAMSFGLIRGGHVDVTVLGGLQVDCEGHLANWMIPGKMVPGMGGAMDLVTGAKRVIVAMQHAAKGKSKIVQKCSLPLTSSRPVDLVVTDLAVISFPGGQMTLLETAPGVSVAEVMAVTEADLLIPETVPQMRI, from the coding sequence ATGGACGCACAAACGCTGATCGCCCGACGGGTTGCACTCGAACTACGACCGGGAAATCTCGTCAATCTCGGCATCGGGATTCCTACTCTCGTCGCAAACTACATTCCGCCGGAGCTCAAGGTCTTCTTCCAGTCCGAAAACGGATTGATCGGCACGGGGCCGATCCCCGAGCAAGGCATGGTGCATCCGCACTTGACCGACGCGGGCGGACGGCCCATCAGCGCGCTCCCCGGCGCATCCACGTTTGACAGCGCAATGTCCTTCGGGTTGATCCGCGGCGGGCACGTCGATGTCACCGTCCTAGGCGGGCTGCAGGTCGACTGCGAAGGCCATCTGGCGAACTGGATGATCCCCGGCAAGATGGTGCCGGGAATGGGAGGCGCGATGGACCTGGTCACGGGCGCGAAGCGCGTGATCGTCGCCATGCAGCACGCCGCGAAGGGAAAATCGAAAATCGTCCAGAAATGCTCGCTCCCCCTCACCTCCTCTCGACCCGTCGATCTCGTCGTCACTGACCTCGCCGTCATCAGCTTCCCGGGCGGACAGATGACGCTGCTGGAGACCGCGCCGGGCGTCAGCGTGGCGGAGGTGATGGCTGTCACGGAGGCCGATCTTCTGATCCCGGAAACGGTTCCCCAAATGAGAATCTAG
- a CDS encoding CoA transferase subunit A, producing MRTVSAEEAVAMIPNGARLMVGGFMGVGTPERLLDELVRQQKSELTIICNDAAVPGKGVGKLFDAALVSTLTASHIGLNPRAQQQMMANKIAVDLVPQGTLVERIRAGGCGLGGVLTPTGAGTIVEEGKRPIEINGKTFLLETALRSDFALIHAFLADYLGNLAYALTARNFNPVMAMAADTVIVTAEHIVPVGVIAPDHVVTPAPLVDYLVANG from the coding sequence ATGAGAACCGTTTCTGCGGAAGAAGCCGTCGCAATGATCCCCAACGGAGCGAGGCTGATGGTCGGAGGCTTCATGGGGGTGGGGACACCGGAGCGTTTGCTCGACGAGCTCGTGCGCCAGCAGAAATCCGAGCTCACGATCATCTGCAACGACGCCGCGGTACCGGGCAAGGGCGTCGGAAAGCTGTTCGACGCCGCGCTGGTGTCGACACTGACCGCCAGCCACATCGGGCTAAACCCGAGGGCCCAGCAGCAGATGATGGCGAATAAAATCGCTGTCGACCTGGTACCCCAGGGCACCTTGGTCGAACGAATCCGCGCCGGCGGTTGCGGCCTCGGGGGCGTGCTTACGCCGACCGGCGCCGGGACAATCGTCGAGGAGGGCAAGCGGCCGATCGAGATCAACGGCAAGACCTTTCTGCTCGAGACGGCGCTTCGCTCGGATTTCGCCCTGATCCACGCATTTTTGGCCGACTATCTCGGCAACCTCGCTTACGCGCTCACTGCCCGCAACTTCAATCCCGTGATGGCGATGGCGGCCGATACCGTCATTGTCACTGCCGAGCACATCGTTCCGGTCGGCGTGATCGCACCCGATCACGTCGTCACCCCTGCTCCACTTGTGGATTATCTCGTCGCGAACGGGTGA
- a CDS encoding potassium channel family protein: MLIQLLVGSSVSAFNIILHASVTMIAVPIARAAARRGPSRPLLYPAGVMIATSLVLMAAHILEVFVWSVAYAVVNAAPDDANLVYFAFVNYTTLGYGDVTPLAKWRLLGPMTSMNGVLMFGWSTALLFEVLIKTIGQHAALTSEAGHSGEL; the protein is encoded by the coding sequence ATGCTCATTCAGCTACTGGTGGGGTCATCCGTCAGCGCGTTTAACATCATCCTCCACGCATCGGTCACGATGATCGCCGTACCGATCGCGCGCGCCGCCGCGCGGCGAGGTCCATCACGTCCGCTCCTATATCCGGCGGGCGTAATGATCGCGACCTCGCTCGTGCTGATGGCCGCGCATATTCTCGAGGTCTTTGTCTGGTCTGTCGCCTATGCCGTCGTGAATGCGGCGCCCGACGATGCGAACCTGGTCTATTTCGCGTTCGTCAACTATACCACGCTGGGCTATGGCGATGTGACACCGCTGGCGAAATGGCGCCTGCTCGGGCCGATGACCTCCATGAATGGCGTTCTGATGTTCGGCTGGTCCACCGCCCTCCTATTCGAGGTGCTGATCAAGACGATCGGCCAACACGCCGCTCTCACATCGGAGGCCGGCCACTCCGGCGAGCTATAG
- a CDS encoding helix-turn-helix domain-containing protein, producing MFVNVNANSAVRPKFLGEHDGLSRAQVILSEFKYSRGTEVFGEAEPAEYVYQVVEGAVRSYKLLSDGRRQIGAFHLVGDIFGLENGAVHRFTAEAIVDTTVRLAKRVNLEHVARADALVARDLLSMTTSNLQHAENHMLLLGRKTSLERVAAFLLEMDSRLTAAGVMALPMSRRDIADYLGLTLETVSRTLSCLHGKGLLDFLGQTQRQIVLRNRSELAKLDL from the coding sequence ATGTTTGTCAACGTCAACGCCAATTCGGCCGTCCGGCCAAAATTCCTCGGCGAACATGACGGCCTGTCCCGCGCACAGGTCATACTGAGCGAGTTCAAATATAGCCGGGGTACGGAAGTTTTTGGCGAGGCCGAGCCAGCGGAATATGTCTACCAGGTGGTCGAAGGCGCGGTGCGGAGCTACAAGCTGCTCTCCGATGGCCGCCGCCAGATCGGTGCATTCCACCTCGTCGGCGATATCTTTGGCTTGGAGAACGGTGCAGTCCATCGCTTTACAGCGGAAGCGATCGTCGATACCACCGTTCGGCTTGCGAAGCGCGTCAATCTTGAGCACGTCGCGAGAGCCGACGCACTGGTCGCTCGCGATCTCCTGAGCATGACGACAAGCAACCTTCAGCACGCCGAAAATCACATGCTGCTTCTGGGACGCAAGACCTCACTTGAGCGGGTCGCCGCGTTCCTGCTCGAAATGGACAGCCGGCTGACTGCCGCTGGCGTCATGGCGCTACCGATGAGCCGGCGCGATATCGCGGACTATCTCGGGCTCACGCTCGAAACAGTGTCCCGCACCCTCTCATGCCTCCACGGGAAGGGATTGCTCGACTTCCTCGGCCAGACCCAGCGGCAGATTGTGCTGCGCAATCGATCCGAGCTGGCCAAATTGGACCTATAG
- a CDS encoding response regulator transcription factor, which yields MPGTIHIVDDDASFRTALERRLKKAGYDVATYPSAQQLLDKLPDENGRGCILLDVRIPGLSGPELQIRLSELGSTLPIIFLTGYADVPTTVKTIKAGAEDFLTKPVSSEQLLSAIEHAVARHESARRAGQKLNALRAQLDTLTPREHQVFELVVQGKINKQIALQLGATERTIKAHRHKVMEKMGVQSLAELVSIAERIGVLRRFSGEGPQS from the coding sequence ATGCCCGGTACAATACATATCGTCGACGACGACGCATCCTTCCGAACGGCGCTGGAACGTCGTCTCAAGAAGGCCGGGTATGACGTGGCAACCTATCCCTCCGCCCAGCAACTGCTCGATAAACTACCAGACGAGAACGGACGGGGATGCATTCTCCTTGATGTCAGGATACCCGGGTTGAGCGGTCCGGAGCTGCAGATACGGCTGAGCGAGCTTGGTTCGACGCTGCCGATCATTTTCCTGACGGGCTACGCGGACGTCCCGACCACGGTGAAGACGATCAAGGCAGGCGCGGAGGATTTCCTGACCAAGCCAGTCTCATCGGAGCAATTGTTGTCCGCCATCGAGCATGCTGTCGCACGTCACGAGAGCGCGCGACGTGCAGGGCAGAAGCTGAATGCGCTTCGCGCCCAGCTTGACACCCTGACGCCGCGCGAACACCAGGTCTTCGAACTTGTCGTACAAGGCAAGATCAACAAGCAGATTGCGCTGCAACTGGGAGCGACCGAGCGCACCATCAAGGCTCACCGACACAAGGTGATGGAGAAGATGGGCGTTCAATCTCTTGCCGAGCTGGTATCAATCGCCGAACGGATAGGCGTTCTCCGTCGCTTCTCCGGCGAAGGCCCTCAGAGCTGA
- a CDS encoding response regulator: MVDDDPGILRGLKRLLREHGYDSLLFQSAKAFQAHNDFGQAICVILDVQLDGESGIEVRYRLTEAGIPLPVIYITANDSDAIRTAAMQSGCIAYLTKPFPAKSLIEPIEKVAAGLA, translated from the coding sequence GTGGTCGACGATGATCCGGGCATTCTCAGAGGCCTCAAACGGCTGCTCCGGGAACACGGCTACGACAGCCTGCTCTTTCAATCTGCGAAGGCATTTCAAGCTCACAATGATTTCGGGCAGGCGATTTGCGTTATTCTCGACGTTCAGTTGGACGGCGAGTCGGGAATAGAGGTCAGGTATCGACTGACTGAAGCCGGGATCCCGCTGCCGGTGATCTACATCACTGCCAACGATAGCGACGCCATTCGTACGGCGGCGATGCAGTCCGGATGTATCGCTTATCTGACAAAACCATTTCCGGCAAAGTCGCTCATTGAGCCGATCGAAAAAGTGGCTGCTGGGCTGGCCTAG